The Aricia agestis chromosome 8, ilAriAges1.1, whole genome shotgun sequence genomic sequence tagaaatattattgtattaaaataatgttttgggAGTAATTAGAGATTGTTGGTAGGATATTCAAAATGCAggaacattttataaaaaaacatcaaaaaggatttcatattttatatgaaatccttttttaatttttaatgaccAAACAATATGTTAAATTACGGCATGACAATATCAGTTTCAGTTTACTAATTAATGAACTAACTTTAATTATATTGGCAAAATAACACTTATAatgcttatttataaaaaattattacatattattgataaatctattttttttccaaaagaTAAAAAGAAAAGAGTTATGTTGTAAACATTCAAATGCTTTATTTGAAAATCTGTATCAATTTTATAAAGAACATCAACAGACCTGGCAAAATTATTTTGTCAATTAGAATGTTTTGTAGTTTGACCATCTTCCTGATTTGAGCAGTTGCtagattaagttattaattaaaatattgtaggaTGAAATAGGAAAGTTTGCGTTTcctttatttatattgttaacTAGAAGTAAATGCACACGGATTTTTATATTGACACTCATTGCCAGCTTTGTTCATGCGGGAATTTTAAATGAGGCGGTACAAGCGTCAGTGTTCATAAAAATCTTAAGGTACAACATTTGGTTAAACACTTGAACTTTAGAGTACTAATCATTCCTTCGGCTCACTCACCGCTTTGTTAAATTGATACGTAGCTAATCAAAATGTTTGTATGaaataatagattttttatttgcTACACCATTTACATGTAAATAAACCCATACCTATCTGTATGTAGATGTCGTAAATATCGATAAAATAATgccacataattattttaattttaaaaatagggtcataagtttttatttttataaatgtctAGAATATAGGCGATCTTGTTTCCAAGATATTACCTTGGTTATTGTATCGgatttagtatttaataaacCTTATAACAACTTCTGGCATTTTTCTTACATATCCCGCATGGTATCTATTATTTACCCTCTTTAATTGGAACtgatttgataaaaatttaataataagatTTACAATACACCCTTTATTTGTGACTATCTTTATCTAAATTGACAATAACAAGCATTCTCCCAGAGTAAGCAAATACTTAACggcttttattttcaaaatggtttacTAATGGGCTACTTGTTTTCTGCAGAGACGAAGACCTCAAGTAACATTCCAAAATGATATGGGCAATCGGTGCACATCCACTTGGGTCTGGTGCCTCCGCAGAAGGGTACTCAGTGCaagttaaaacttaatatttatttatcaaataattataatgaaatgGTTATGTAtgattaaataaagtttattttcatgtTTTCGTACCatacatttacttattttgtgtttccttaaaaataaatataaaacagcAAATAGAATATGACTGAAAAATCAACTGTAGAGAACCAAAATTACATGGAGTTAACCTAAGAACTATAAAGGTCTATCTGCCTACTGTGGAATCATAAATTTACACAGTTCCTGCACCAACTCAACATTCTTTAGCTCACTGAACATACTGCTGTGTATTGCGGTTGGGTTTTGTTTCAAAAACTTCATGGAGGCAGTTTTTAAGTGCTGGGAGTTGTACAAATCTGCCACAGCTAAAATTTCTAAAACATTCTCCGACGACAACTGATTTGAAAGAACAATCTCTGCCAGCTCTTTCAAACCCTTCAGATCATATCTATCGGCCAACATAAGTAGACTAAAGAAATTATTGTTTTCTATATCCTTTACTGTGCCAGTGTAGATGAATTCAACTATACAGCTGAGATCTTCCTTGCTTACATCCACTAGTTTCACAAAGCCATTTTGACTCTCGGCTGTGTCCTCCTTTAACATTGCCTTGAACACCTCGCAAAGGGATGTTAGCAGTATTCTATGAACTTTAAATTTCTCCCCATCGGCTGATTCTATTGTAAAATCCGCTCCCACAGGATCCTTCAGCAATGTTTCAAAATCATGAAATGGCATATTGCTATCAATAGATGAGTTATCTTGATCAAAGTGATCGAATGATATGGGTATGTACAGCTTATAATTTCTTAAGGACTCTACATCTATACTTGTGAAGCTGTATGTGGTGAGATAGTTTTGCACCATTTCAtcaacatttttaaaagaatatttttctAGATTTGTAGTCAAGTGTGCAAAGTTATGCCTTTTGTTGAATGTTAGCTCATTATTAGCGCTAATTGACACTGTAAATGTACTTTCGTGTCGATTCATGATGAAAATATGTAGCAGAAACACTTTCCCCACTTGCTCCGTTTGCATGAGAAACCAGTAATCCGCTATGTGGTCAATATTTGTGCCTCCAATGTCATATATGTTGGGTCTGTGAAACTTCATGTAAATGTTATCCAAGCACAGCCAACTGGCATCCTCAGTCTGGCACATTTGATGCCCCTGAATCACACTGTTTTCCTGaagcataaatcataatattattatatgtctcattatttaatttaaaaaaaatcataagttGTAAAAGGGTACCTTCATATCGATGTCCATTTTATCCTGATTTTATCAATAAGGTTTTTTTGTGTAATACACCAAGTACACCCAGGCCCAACTATTAGTCATAGATTTTGTCAATGCTTATTGAGTAATGGCTGATGGTATGAGTTATGCAAAACTGTTCTTCACtaaaataaaagataatgtAGCGTTAATTTTGATGATTATAgtctaattataataaaaaattacagaaTCAGAAATTTTATAATTCTTGTTATTTTTGATTGTTTTGGATTGGTATTTTTTTCTGAGaattgaaaaagtttttttttcttaatattgcaCTTCAgctcactgacctctataatacactggacaggctatgccgtacaaaatgacagctatttcttatgccgatttgaagcgccgcggtgagcgtactgtgaactaactactttcacatagcaatcagcgccaatatggcgactttcaaataggcatattttattgatagcgatcgccctgtccagtgtattatagaggtcagtgatctccattatacaagtacgctggatctatgatacccactttttttttgtgccttttgaagcggaatcagcgcccccattattaACCAAATTTACCATACgacgtaaccattggtaaccatgtatttattttaattctctatggcttaatcgtttgaattgttttcgtgtttttaaagtgttttaaaaggttttacgcgattatattatatatatataagtggtGGTAGTTCATAAATCATAGTTCATATACTATGAAAaggtgtatgttatgtaaaacacggtaAAAAAAGGGATGTGGTTTACATTTCgcaagtaagtgattttaacagctcatttctacgatattaaacttttattgataatatgggcatttaaaaatgtggcactaaccttattataccgtattcacTAGTTAactttgttttaccgatttttgataaaaaacaataaaattcaatagtgctggagttttctgtcaataaaacttatcgatatttataataattgtattaaaatctcCGATAACTAATTTTcattatcaaatacatattaagctcttaaaataattgacaggtttccgtctgacgaatgactggaattatggttgaaaaaaattaaaaagcctggttggcgtccgaaaattgctactaccgcttgccgttactatttttagtgtacaaacgttctctgtgaaaatacaaggcgcaaaactaccatttgatcgtgattatgtttggaaaatttatttcagcgtctactctttcttgacagactgtaactgtgtaacggtaactaataaaatataatttaaagtatcgcacataatttattatttataaataccttacctactccaccccaataaaaaaatgtattcaaacgttccatatttatttatggatcgcattatccaattagttaatttccctcgcacttttgcaatcagcgccaaaatggcgaaaatcaaatgagataaatataaatataattagtatggataatatgatgagattagttagggtctaatAACACggaacacttattcagctttaatacgatacactgtagcactacttttataatattagaaatgaaattagaaaatacaatacaacatagttttcgttagaagcttatcttcagttttgtttttagtttttcgtagtgctaactgctaaagataaatggattatagataggtactgctacttcacgttatctacgtatgaaatcgttgttaatttattacgcctatctaaattacggagaggaagtctgtaatctttaatacaaatatgtagcgtttgtattattcaatttaatatttttgtcctaatggtcaACATTATCTGAgtctggaaacatttcatcgataatagaaaagacagtgttttacatcactagtattagttccaaatactcccactactgctatcagcgccaatatggcgacatgatggcgactttcaaacgtcatttttacgtcaaatttagttcctatccctaacaatgggggagctgattccgcttcaaataggcacaaaaaatagctgtcatttcaaagggtctcatcagtccagcgtacttgtataatggaggtcagtgggtcAGTGACTTCAGCTATATATCCATGGCCAGTGTTAACTATAAATGACGGGAAAAcaatagggtaaatgactaatagattggacagtaccagtcattggaaaaagcacaaaagaaACTCCTGATCTTAAttaaaaacaggtagtttttaaggcaaccttattaaatattgtgtttttgtgctctgtccaatgactagaactgtccaatcactagtcacgTTAACCCTATTCTTGTGTACTCTCTTCTATTAATATTATCTCATGTcgaaagtctagtcaaagtctaagtaaaagtcaatagTCAAGTAGTCAAGCCCAgttaattgtgtttttgtattagtTATTATTCATCACTTTTTCACATTCCTGATTCCCCGCAATAACTCTTATTGGCTTTGTGCTTTATTTTTAGCcataaaaagaaagaaaagtgACATTGACATtacttaaagggcccattcacggcagtcctacattgaatgggcctcactgattggttcacactcggtgtttccgaCCGGAAACATCGAgtgtgaatgggcccttttagctGTCAAAATTGTCAGTTTCGAATTTTGACGTTTGAGATTGCAAAAATTTGATGATGCATGTGTCTTGATTTCTTGaattgttttcatattttttcatttcacAATTCACTCTtttgaatcatttttaaaagctATTTACTATTCTAATGCTATGACAGATTTTGAGGCTAAAAGCCTCTTGAAATATGGTTTTAAACGCTGCTGTTCAGGTCCTGAGGTGGGTACTTATGTAAACTAACTTTGTACTTGATATGTACCATCATCTTTCATAGAGATGGTAAAATAAACATACTTCGGGTATGTTATATGTACCACAAGACTCAAAGAAAGCTGTTACTCTTAGACTCACAAGCTAGAAGGTTGAACATCATCATGAACATGATCATCTTTCATAACATTatgaatatgtaaatataatcaTTTCTTATAGGGAGGCAGATGATTTGAAgcagaaaatttcaaaatttaacaatggCACATCTATGTTACAAGACAAGACACTGTGGACTAATCAACAAGAGTTACAAAAGGTATACTACTGATCTGAATTTATGACTCCACAATAAGTTATGggttcaaatattatgtatcatagttcatatttatttcttttactagctgttgcccgcgactttgtccacgtggacttcagtttatagcgcgcggtgtcaacaaaattggtgtcaaaagctttttaaaaccctggtaccccttaaatcaaaatacccaaaacagcagtgtagtgtgcacataatatgatattttttttaattaaacttttttataccaaattttaaagcttatttagcgttacacaacatagctgcataatgcattacacaaccttagctttgcccaatgcccataaaataaactatttagactggattgcaccaactaactttaactttaactttgactacagtgcaaaatgtcaaatctttgggtaaagttaaaaatggacgccatcaagacgccatatttaactataaccatagagctcgacaaggttttaaatgcatgtggcaaAAAAGGGACttacgctgtcatcatacaaaaaccgcaatttttgacagttctcctttaccagcagcgacCCCGCCCACGTGCATGTATAaacttgttggatcagctgtcatctgtcaatttctccgggcaaagttaagggaaaagttaaagttaaatttaccttaactataactataactttaactttacccacgcctctggtgcaacccagtcttagtatttattattcgtagactgtttctgatatctatgttggtaggtgagttatttaataacatgtataacaatcgaaagaatcgcaaATATTAACTCTACAATTCTACATGGTACCACcgcttatagaaatacatatgagcaatcgatagcgcgatctaggcgactcttggtgccatctgttccagtttttggaactaacttagtttgaacaaatttacgcataaacaacCCCTTACTAGGGGGGttcccttacaacccctttttccagtaagaagtagcctatgtcctttctcaggctttagactatctgtgtacaaaatttcattacaatcggttcagtagttttggcgctgttgtttttgaatttggtatctaagttggtaggtaagttattagttattaacgtgtataacaatcgaaaaaatcgaaaaacgcagttcaacatggtaccacctcttatagaaatacgcatgagcaagcgatagcgcgatctaggggactcttggcgccatctgttttaagtttttggaactaacttaatttgaccaaatttacgcattttcacccccttacaacccctttttccagttaaaaagtagcctatgtcctttcttaggctttagactatctgtgtacaaaatttcattacaatcggttcagtagttttggcgtgaaagcgagacagacagacagacagagatactttcgcatttataatatatatatatatatatatatatatatatatatatatatatatatatatatatatatatatatatattatagtatagattttaaTTCATTTCCCTACAATAAGTTAATATGTGAAGTTAATTCATttgattgtttttatttatattaattaatcaatTTCAGGTTTATCAAAAAGTTTTAATGTTAGATTTGGATTACGCTCTGGAGAAAAAGGTAGAGCAAGATCTATGGAACATTGGTTTCAAACAACAAATAGAGGCTTTACAAGCCATTAC encodes the following:
- the LOC121729294 gene encoding BTB/POZ and MATH domain-containing protein 5-like, whose amino-acid sequence is MDIDMKENSVIQGHQMCQTEDASWLCLDNIYMKFHRPNIYDIGGTNIDHIADYWFLMQTEQVGKVFLLHIFIMNRHESTFTVSISANNELTFNKRHNFAHLTTNLEKYSFKNVDEMVQNYLTTYSFTSIDVESLRNYKLYIPISFDHFDQDNSSIDSNMPFHDFETLLKDPVGADFTIESADGEKFKVHRILLTSLCEVFKAMLKEDTAESQNGFVKLVDVSKEDLSCIVEFIYTGTVKDIENNNFFSLLMLADRYDLKGLKELAEIVLSNQLSSENVLEILAVADLYNSQHLKTASMKFLKQNPTAIHSSMFSELKNVELVQELCKFMIPQ